In Streptomyces sp. NBC_00341, the DNA window CGGTCGGCTGGTAGAAGAGGGCGTTGCCCATCGGCCACCGGTCCGGAACCACGGGGTACCCGTCGGCGGGGCGTTCGTGTGGGGCGATGTCCCGCAGATGCGTGGTGCCGCGCGGCAGGGCGGTCCGCCACATCGGCGTGCCGGTCTCCATCCACAGCAGCTGACCCGCGGTCGTACGTTCGACGAGGCGGACGGGAACGGAGGCGCTCAGGTGTCCGCCTATGAAGAAGTTCCATTGCAGGATCTGCCCCGGACCCGGTTCTGTGCCTGCTCGGCCACCCGTACGGCCGCCCGTGTCGAGCCTCGTGCTGTTGGTCGCGACGTCCCTCTTGCCCGCTTTCATGCGATTGATCATGCCCGCGTCGAGGTCTTCGGACACGTGCCCGTACCTGTCAGGCGCTCGCACTCCCGGAGGGGGCCCGCATCCAAGTGGCGTTCGTGGGCGGTCGTCACCTGGTGAGGTGCCTGCGGGCGAACGGTGCTGTTCCCAGTACGAGCACGGTGAAAACGGTGAGCCGTTGCAGACCGGGCTGCACCGTGAAGTGGCCCCACGAGGAGGAGGCCGGTCGCGTACGCGCAGACCAGCGCTACCGCGTGGCGTGGGGTCCGGGACATCCATCCGGTCATGGCGCCCCGTCAGTCAAAAACCCGCGCGGGCGCCGAGCCGGTCGCGGGTTCGGTGAAGTGGTCGAACTCGCCGGCCCGGACGCCCTTGGCGAAGGCCTCCCACTTGGTGCGGGTGGTCGTGACCACGTTCTCGGGGTCGCTGGTCTCGCGCAGGTGGACGAGATCGCCCTCGCCGAACGCGATCTCGATCCAGGGGCCTGGTCCGGGCTCGTCCTCGGGGGCGGCGCGGATCCAGGTGAGGTCGGCGGGCTGGTCAATCATGGAGCCGGTCCTCCTTGAGCGTGCGGAGGAGGGCGTCGAGGGCGGCAGGGGTGGTCCGGAGTATCGCGCCGCTGGGGTCGCCTGATTCGGTGCGTCTCACCCTGCCCTTGTGGGCGGCCACGTGGAGGCAGGCTTCTCCCTGCGCGCAGTAGGACGACCTCTGCCAGGTGTGTGCGGGCATCAGGGTTCCTTTCACAGGCCTTGGGCGATCTTGTGGATGAGTTCCTGGAACTGT includes these proteins:
- a CDS encoding DUF397 domain-containing protein encodes the protein MIDQPADLTWIRAAPEDEPGPGPWIEIAFGEGDLVHLRETSDPENVVTTTRTKWEAFAKGVRAGEFDHFTEPATGSAPARVFD
- a CDS encoding DUF397 domain-containing protein, giving the protein MPAHTWQRSSYCAQGEACLHVAAHKGRVRRTESGDPSGAILRTTPAALDALLRTLKEDRLHD